One region of Dryobates pubescens isolate bDryPub1 chromosome 20, bDryPub1.pri, whole genome shotgun sequence genomic DNA includes:
- the LOC104304216 gene encoding peptide methionine sulfoxide reductase MsrA, with product MLGARGLPSRTEALPGRAQRLTVAATHAVSGNPTVPPFPAEMQAAIFGMGCFWGVERLFWELPGVFSTQVGYAGGFTPNPTYEEVRTGLTGHAEVVRVIFDPQKISYEKLLKVFWENHDPTQGMQQQEDIGTQYRSVIYTLGPQQQAAALRSRDTYQQELREQQRGDITTVIEPAADFYYAEDYHQQYLHKVPGGYCALKGTGVTCPLAP from the exons atgctgggtgccagggggctgcctAGCCGCACCGAGGCTCTGCCGGGCAGGGCCCAGAGGCTGACAGTTGCAG CTACCCATGCCGTCAGTGGGAACCCCACGGTCCCACCGTTCCCAGCGGAGATGCAGGCAGCAATCTTCG gTATGGGCTGTTTCTGGGGAGTGGAGCGACTCttctgggagctgccaggggtCTTCTCCACCCAGGTGGGCTATGCAGGAGGCTtcacccccaaccccacctACGAAGAAGTGCGCACAG GGCTGACAGGGCATGCTGAGGTGGTGAGGGTCATCTTCGACCCCCAGAAGATCAGCTATGAgaagctgctcaaggtcttCTGGGAGAACCATGACCCCACACAAG gcatgcagcagcaggaggacatTGGCACCCAGTACCGCTCCGTCATCTACACGCTggggccccagcagcaggcagctgccctccgcagcagggacacctaccAGCAG GAGCTAAGGGAGCAGCAGCGTGGGGACATCACCACCGTCATCGAGCCAGCTGCTGACTTCTACTATGCTGAGGACTACCATCAGCAGTACCTGCACAAGGTGCCTGGGGGCTACTGTGCCCTCAAGGGGACCGGTGTCACCTGCCCCCTTGCCCCCTGA